A region of the Bacteroidales bacterium genome:
AACAATTATAAATATCCATTGGTACAATATAAAGTAGTAAATAAAATTCCATACATAATCGGAATTAATGAAGGTGGCAAATTACTGGTTGAATTATTTTTGAAAATTAAAGAATTAAATATCGAAAATGAAGTATATCCGGTAAATGCAAAAAATATATCTAATCAAATTATTGAATTGATTGATACAACGGAACTTTTTGAGTACCGTTTTGAAACTCTTTGGATGGGATTAAATCAACAAAATTTTAATAAATATCTGAAAATCAATATATATGAAAGAAAAAAAATGTTGCAAAATATCCTTATAGGTAATATTTTGAGTTTTTATAAAGGTATTTCATACACAATAAATCAACAAATTTTAATTAAATTGGATTTTATAGAACATAAAACAAATTTTAAAAATAAAGAAATGTTTGCTTTTGGCGGAAACTTTATTTGTAATGCCATATTGCCTGATTATATCGGACTTGGTAAAGCTGTTTCAAGAGGCTTTGGATGTATTATTAAAAAATAAAACTATGCGAATTCACATAAATACATACGGTACATATATTCATATAAAAGAAGAAATGTTTGAGATACGTGTTCCGCAGGAAGATAAATCAATAAAGAAAACACATCTTGCAGCACATAAAGTTACATCAATTATTTTATCAAAAGGTGGAGCTTTAAGCACTGATGCAATTTTTCTGGCTGTAAAAAATAATATTGATATTATTGTTTTAGACGAGTTTGGACAACCGATAGGCAGGTTTTGGCATTCAAAACTCGGAAGCACTACTAAAATACGTAAAAAACAATTGGAAATTACAGGAAATCAATTTGGTGTTGAAGCTATTAAACAGTGGCTTAATCGAAAATTATCAAATAAAGTTGAATTTTTGAAAGATTTGAAAAAACATAGAAAATCTCAAGCTGATTATATACAGGAACAAATTAATAAAATTGAAAATCAAAATCAAAAAATTATTGAAATAGAAGCTAATGATATTAAAGAAATCGACGGAACTTTGCGAGGACTGGAAGGAACAGCAGGTAGAATATATTTTGAAGTCTTAAACAATTTATTAACAGACCAATACAAGTTTAACGGCAGAAATATGCGACCGGCAAAAGATCAATTTAATGCTTTTTTAAATTATGCTTATGGAGTATTGTACAGTCGTATTGAAAAAGCATTAATGATTGCAGGTATCGATCCGTATGTTGGAATAATGCACAGAGATGATTATAATCAAAAAAGTATGGTTTTTGATTTTATTGAACCATACCGTACATATTGCGAAGAGGTAGTTTTTCGTTTGTTTTCGGGGAAAAAGGTAAATAAAAATCATACTGATAAAATAACAAATGGAATTTCATTAAACAAAGAAGGAAAAGAATTGCTTTTAGAAAAATTAATTTATTTTCTTGATGAACAACAAATAAGATATAAAGGTAAAAATCAGGTTCGCAATAATATTATTCAGCTCGAAGCACATGCATTTGCACAGGAAATATTAAAACAATAATACTATGATAGTATGGGTAATGTATGATATTAAAAAAGATAAATCAAGAACATTAATTGCACGATATTGTAAACAATCAGGTTTGTATCGTGTACAAAAATCGGTGTTTTTGGGTTCGCTTGAAAATTACCAAAAAGATGAACTTGAACTACAAATAGTAGAAGTGATTGATGAAGAAACTGATTCGGTATATATTTTTCCTATGAGTAAAAACGAGTTAAAAGAAACTGTTTTGCTTGGACAAGCCTTTGATAAAGAGATGATTTCGGATAAAGTTAAAGCTTTGTTTTTATAAAAATGACAATAACACCATCGCATATTATTCAATATTTATATTGTCCGCGATTTGTATTTTTCGAATATGTATTGCAAATTCCTCAATACGAAGAACGACATTTTCGAGTTCAACAAGGACGTAACATACATGATATAAAACAAATAAGAAATAAAGAATATTTGCGGCAGAAACTTGGTGTGATAAAAAAACAAGTAGATGTATATTTAACTTCAAACCATTTAAGAGGGAAAGTTGATGAAGTATTATGGCTGAGTGATGGCACTATGTCTCCTTTAGATTATAAATTTGCAAAATACAAAGATAGAATTTACGATACATATAAACAGCAAGTATTTTGCTATGCAGTATTAATTGAAAAAAACTACAATTTATCTGTTAATAATGGATATTTGATTTATACACGATCAAAAAATAAAATAATAAAGCTCGAAATTAATAAAAATGATAAAGAAATTATTTATAAATCAACTGAAAATATTATTGAAATAATAGAGAAAAATTGTTTTCCAAAAGCTACAAAATATAAAAAAAGATGCGTATCTTGTACTTACCGGAATATTTGTGTAAAATAAGTTTTTCCGGTACTAAATTTATTTTTGACCTTAAAAATAAACATCTTAACGTGTTGATAAACAATGAATAAAGCTTACGGAAAATACCGTTTATTTAATAAAATTATGTTCTTTGACATCCTGAAAATACTAAATTACATGATATTTAAAGATAGTTATTATATTTATAATCAATTAGATAATAGATTATACGTCTTTAAAATCAATATCCACTAAAACAAGGATTGAAACTAAGCACCCCATCTACCATCTGAATAATTTGCCATTTCTTTAAAATCAATATCCACTAAAACAAGGATTGAAACGCAAATTTACTAAAATCTGAATTATAATCTAAAAGTCTTTAAAATCAATATCCACTAAAACAAGGATTGAAACTCGGAATTACGCAAGCTATTAGCTTTATGACCCGAACCTTTAAAATCAATATCCACTAAAACAAGGATTGAAACAAACATTCAGCATAATTATCAAATTCAATTACATTTCTTTAAAATCAATATCCACTAAAACAAGGATTGAAACAAGACTTGGGTATTGAAGTAGGGATGACAGCAATTCTTTAAAATCAATATCCACTAAAACAAGGATTGAAACAAGGTTATGGGCATTGGGAAATCTATACCACTACGCTTTAAAATCAATATCCACTAAAACAAGGATTGAAACTATGTCAAAAGCTGGTTGTCTGACCTAAAAGATGACTTTAAAATCAATATCCACTAAAACAAGGATTGAAACTAAAGAATTTTCATAAATGTAAATATTAAATTAATCTTTAAAATCAATATCCACTAAAACAAGGATTGAAACGAACCTCATTATTAAAAAATAAATATGAGACATCAACTTTAAAATCAATATCCACTAAAACAAGGATTGAAACAAAGCTGGACTATTTCAAAAATACAACAAATTCTTGCTTTAAAATCAATATCCACTA
Encoded here:
- the cas1 gene encoding CRISPR-associated endonuclease Cas1 — its product is MRIHINTYGTYIHIKEEMFEIRVPQEDKSIKKTHLAAHKVTSIILSKGGALSTDAIFLAVKNNIDIIVLDEFGQPIGRFWHSKLGSTTKIRKKQLEITGNQFGVEAIKQWLNRKLSNKVEFLKDLKKHRKSQADYIQEQINKIENQNQKIIEIEANDIKEIDGTLRGLEGTAGRIYFEVLNNLLTDQYKFNGRNMRPAKDQFNAFLNYAYGVLYSRIEKALMIAGIDPYVGIMHRDDYNQKSMVFDFIEPYRTYCEEVVFRLFSGKKVNKNHTDKITNGISLNKEGKELLLEKLIYFLDEQQIRYKGKNQVRNNIIQLEAHAFAQEILKQ
- the cas4 gene encoding CRISPR-associated protein Cas4, whose amino-acid sequence is MTITPSHIIQYLYCPRFVFFEYVLQIPQYEERHFRVQQGRNIHDIKQIRNKEYLRQKLGVIKKQVDVYLTSNHLRGKVDEVLWLSDGTMSPLDYKFAKYKDRIYDTYKQQVFCYAVLIEKNYNLSVNNGYLIYTRSKNKIIKLEINKNDKEIIYKSTENIIEIIEKNCFPKATKYKKRCVSCTYRNICVK
- the cas2 gene encoding CRISPR-associated endonuclease Cas2, which produces MIVWVMYDIKKDKSRTLIARYCKQSGLYRVQKSVFLGSLENYQKDELELQIVEVIDEETDSVYIFPMSKNELKETVLLGQAFDKEMISDKVKALFL